A region from the Rhinoderma darwinii isolate aRhiDar2 chromosome 2, aRhiDar2.hap1, whole genome shotgun sequence genome encodes:
- the LOC142741010 gene encoding cyclin-dependent kinase 5 activator 1-like, translating into MGKAFSCCKPVPDVKSKVRVTRHEDTQKTRKGKHHHEPSNSCKYSITPVISADLKETLTTTKPPSVKMDSEYPVLKDQVSTQQQQIFIVPQRIILHTYTKKILKCLADFLCRRCFQLYHLSPIDIVEWITSIDRQLILQGWQGQGFLTSGTVVFLYMLCQDVISSEIRSEKELKATLLTCLYVSYCYMGHQISYPLGPFLVDGRKETFWYQCLSIIVHMSSKMMRLNTDPKYYSQMFVSLRAEGREANENLLISGLPGMMAREESTHGSGYTLYL; encoded by the coding sequence ATGGGGAAAGCTTTCAGCTGCTGCAAGCCGGTTCCCGATGTAAAGAGCAAAGTAAGAGTGACCCGCCATGAAGACACACAGAAAACAAGGAAAGGAAAACACCACCACGAACCAAGTAACAGTTGCAAGTATAGTATTACGCCAGTCATCAGTGCTGATCTGAAGGAGACTCTGACAACTACTAAGCCACCAAGCGTCAAGATGGACTCAGAATATCCAGTCCTCAAAGATCAAGTGTCCACTCAACAGCAACAAATATTTATTGTTCCACAGCGCATCATACTACACACATACACCAAGAAGATTCTAAAATGTTTAGCAGACTTTCTGTGCCGGAGATGCTTCCAGCTGTATCACCTTTCCCCAATAGATATAGTAGAGTGGATAACAAGCATAGACAGACAACTTATCCTTCAAGGATGGCAGGGCCAAGGATTTTTAACATCAGGCACTGTGGTGTTCCTGTACATGCTTTGCCAAGATGTAATTTCTTCCGAGATAAGAAGTGAGAAAGAACTAAAGGCAACCTTGTTAACGTGCTTATATGTGTCATATTGCTATATGGGACACCAGATCTCCTACCCACTAGGTCCCTTCCTTGTAGACGGCAGAAAGGAGACCTTTTGGTACCAATGTCTGTCCATCATTGTACACATGAGCTCAAAGATGATGCGTCTCAATACTGACCCAAAGTATTACAGTCAGATGTTTGTGAGCCTTAGAGCTGAAGGAAGAGAAGCAAATGAAAATCTTCTGATTAGTGGACTACCGGGAATGATGGCCAGAGAGGAAAGTACACACGGATCAGGCTACACTTTATATCTCTGA